A genomic segment from Scomber japonicus isolate fScoJap1 chromosome 11, fScoJap1.pri, whole genome shotgun sequence encodes:
- the LOC128368324 gene encoding zinc transporter ZIP10-like — MRVHVHTKFCFLCVLTFLFHQCNHCHGDEHHQHNGHHHADHKNAHSDLQISEAPYVRGATLSPESKSPDGEALEEEQRYYIQELFKRYGQKDRLDYQGFQSLLFSLGLGEVKVVDVEHEDLGHDHVAHLDILDVQEGLHSHSPTSDGKSHGHNHGHGHGHTHHRSVSQADHDHNQDENGHEHSDSHDHDHDHAHDKEHTHEQAQVQSNHKDLSSKPHSDHDHSDHSDHDHSDHSDHDHSDHGDHDHTHQNHSDHDHSGHDHSGHDHSDHDHTIMKTITPIKRAQPFLPSTSNTPPN, encoded by the exons ATGCGAGTCCACGTGCACACCAAgttctgtttcctgtgtgttctcaccttcctcttccaccaGTGTAACCACTGCCACGGAGATGAGCACCATCAGCACAACGGGCACCACCATGCCGACCACAAAAACGCCCACAGTGACTTGCAGATTTCGGAGGCTCCGTACGTTAGAGGAGCCACTCTGTCCCCGGAGTCCAAGAGTCCTGACGGGGAAGCTCTAGAGGAAGAGCAACGTTACTACATCCAGGAGCTGTTCAAGCGCTACGGACAGAAGGACCGGCTAGACTACCAGGGATTTCAGAGTCTGCTCTTTAGCTTGGGTCTGGGTGAAGTGAAAGTGGTGGATGTGGAGCATGAGGATCTGGGCCACGACCACGTAGCCCACCTCGACATCCTGGATGTGCAGGAGGGGCTTCACTCGCATTCGCCCACCAGTGACGGCAAGAGTCATGGGCACAACCACGGGCACGGGCACGGTCATACACACCACAGGTCCGTCTCGCAAGCAGATCATGATCATAATCAAGATGAGAATGGCCACGAACATTCGGACTCACATGATCACGATCATGATCACGCACACGATAAAGAGCACACACATGAGCAGGCCCAGGTGCAGTCTAACCACAAAGACCTGTCCTCTAAACCTCACAGTGACCACGACCACAGTGACCATAGTGACCATGACCATAGTGACCACAGTGACCACGACCACAGTGACCATGGTGACCACGACCATACCCATCAAAACCACAGTGACCATGACCACAGTGGCCATGACCACAGTGGCCATGACCACAGCGACCATGACCACA CAATCATGAAAACGATCACGCCGATCAAACGAGCACAGCCATTCCTCCCGTCAACCAGCAACACTCCGCCCAACTAG